ATCGCGCCGACCTGGATGACCGCCGAGAACCCGACGACGGCCTTGTCGTCGACCGGGATGTTCATCAGCCCCTCGGTGATCTTGAGGTGGCCGGTGGAGGAGACGGGGAGGAACTCGGTCACTCCCTCGACGACTCCGAGGACGACGGCCTGACCGACGTTGATGACGCTCATGGGATCCAGTTCTAGGTCTGAGGGGTTGATGATGAGGAAGGTTGGTCGACAGTGCTGTAGACAGTCTTACTATGCGCGAGTGACGTCCGATGCCTAGGCCCACAACGCCTGGGCGAACGAGACACCCGCGAACGCCGCGCCGAGCCCGGCCGTCACGCTCACGAGCACGTTGGCCGCAGCGTAGAACCCCGCGCCGGTCTCGGTCAGCCGTAGTGTCTCGTACGAGAACGTCGAGTATGTGGTCAGCGCCCCGCACAGGCCGGTCCCGAGGAACAGCTGAAGGTGGGACCCCGCGGTCCCCGCGGCGACCGCGCCGGTCAGCAGGCCGAGAACCAGACAGCCGACGACGTTGACCGCGAAGGTGCCCCAGGGGAAGACGGTGTCGTGCCTGGTCTGCACCGCACGGTCGGTCAGATAGCGCAGGGGCGCGCCGACCATTCCGCCGACGATCACCAGCAGCCAGTTCACAACTACCTCTTACCTTTCTTGCCCGTTTTGTCGGATTCGCCGTCACGTCCCGCATACCGGATGACTTCGCAGTCGTCGAGGATCACCAGCCCCTCGCCGACGAGTTCGTCGAGCTGGGGCAGGAAGGCACGGACGCGGTCCTCGGTGTCCACGATGACGATCGCCACCGGCAGGTCCTCGCTCAGCGACAACAGCCGCGAGGTGTGGATCAGCGAGGAGGCGCCGAAGCCCTCGATGCCACGGAAGACGCTCGCGCCGGCCAGTCCCGCCGCGTGGGCGCGGTGCACGATCTCCGTGTACAGCGGCTTGTGGTGCCAGACGTCGTTCTCGCCGATGAAGATCGTCACCCGTAGGGCGCTGCCCGTCAGCCGTGTCATCGCTGCCTCCTTACCAGGGCGCGGCGGGTCGCGGTCACCGCGAGCCACACCGCCGTGAGCGCCGCGCACAAGGTCGCGGCGAGATAGGCGAGGCCGGTTCCGGGGTGGCCCGAGTCGACCAGTTTCCGGATGTCCACGGCGTACGTCGAAAAGGTG
This portion of the Streptomyces mirabilis genome encodes:
- the crcB gene encoding fluoride efflux transporter CrcB translates to MNWLLVIVGGMVGAPLRYLTDRAVQTRHDTVFPWGTFAVNVVGCLVLGLLTGAVAAGTAGSHLQLFLGTGLCGALTTYSTFSYETLRLTETGAGFYAAANVLVSVTAGLGAAFAGVSFAQALWA
- a CDS encoding DUF190 domain-containing protein → MTRLTGSALRVTIFIGENDVWHHKPLYTEIVHRAHAAGLAGASVFRGIEGFGASSLIHTSRLLSLSEDLPVAIVIVDTEDRVRAFLPQLDELVGEGLVILDDCEVIRYAGRDGESDKTGKKGKR